gtgtgcagtgtgtgtgcaggtgtggtGGGTGCGCTTGGCCACCCTCGTTTGTGTCTCCTCTGGGCCCCCAAGCACGCTTTTGTGCTGACTGGATCTGCTGGCGAATGTGAGGCCGGAAGGAGGGCAAGGATGTGAAGCCCATGTAAACAGACCTGTCATGGCCACTGTTGTTGCTGCTTCAGTGGGAGGGATTCGAGCGGGTCCGTCTTGTCTGTGATGCCCCTGAGAGTTCTGGAAGAGCCAGGAGAGCCCCTCCAGGGCCAGTTCATGAGCCTGGAGCCCCCCATGTGGGCCCAGGGAGGCCGCCTGGGTCTGGGTCTGGATCCTTCTGGGGGGAAGGTTCAGGTCTGTGCCAGGCAGCTTCTGGCTCAGGTGGGTCCACTCTGCGCAGGAAGCTGCCCCAGGTGAGAGGGGGATGGACACTGGAGCTTCGTCCCCTGGCaagctcatttccttttgtttctacaCTGAAGTGTAGTCGGTGTTGGCTCTGATGTCTTCTACCTGCTGGCGGTGGGTGGGAAGGACGCCAGGGCGGGCTGGGTCGCACCCTGTCCTGGGAGTTCCCTCGGAGATGTTGGCAGCTCCCTCATGGGAGCAGAAGGGCCTGCAGGCTCCGTGCCGTCCCTGTGAGAACTGGAGTGACATGGCCGTGATGCGCGGAGCTGGCAGGTGGAAGACGGGCAGGCTCGAGGATGCGTTCCATGGGCCCTGCCTGCTATTAAAAGAGGAGCTggggccggtgcggtggctcacgcctgtaatcccggcactttgggaggctgaggcaggcagatcacgaggtcaggagttggagaccaacctggccaacatggtgaaaccccatctctacgaaaaatacaaaaattagccaagcatggtggcgggcgcttataatcccagctacttaggaggctgaggcaggagaatcgcttgaatccaggaggtggaggttgcagtgagccgagattgtgccattgcacgccaacctgggcgacgagtgaaactccatctcaaaaaaaaaggaggagctGTGTGGGTGATTTACATCAACAAAAATgccttcttgtcttccttttgcTTTTAAGTATTTCGTGATttttctgcaataaacatatactaTTTTGGTATTAAAAAATATGGGGCGCAGTTATGTCGGATGACAATAAAGGGTTGTTGGGGAGATACTGGAAAAGGCAGCAGGGAGGCTGAACCTGACAGGCTCCACTGCGGGCATCCCAGCCCCCCCCGACGGGCTCCACCACGGGCATCCCAGCCCCCCCCGATGGGCTCCACCATGGGCATCCCAGCCCCGCCCCACAACGGGCTCCACCGCGGGCATCCCAGCCTCCACCGCGGGCATCCCAGCCCCCCCGATGGGCTCCACCATGGGCATCCCAGCCCCCCCCCCGACGGGCTCCACCGCGGGCATCCCACCCCCCCCCGACGGGCTCCACCGCAGGCATCCCAGACCCCCGCCCCCCGACGGGCTCCACCGCAGGCATCCCAGCTCCCACACAGGGAGGTCTGTGGGACACGAGGCCAGCACAGTCGTGATTTCTGTTCAGCTGCATgagaactaaaaaagaaaaaagcagttcATAAGCTCTGCATTTGCCAGGCTGAGGTCCTGGAAAGCAAGCTCTGTTATCATCTCCGTGTTCTTTCCAAAGCATCTGGCACAACCGGTTATgtctttgttttgtcttgttaaCTCTGGAAATTCTTAGCTGTCATTTTCCACATGCGAGGGAGCAGGTTACAGACCCAGGTGCACATGTTGGTCCTGGGTTGAGGGTGCCAGGTGCTTCCTTGCCCCGGGAGAAGCACCTGAGCCTCCAGGCGGGCCTCTGACCGCCATGACTGAGCATTTGGGCCACCCCGGGAGCCCAGCCCTGTCCTGTGTCTCTCCTGCCTGGTGAGCAGCGGTGAGGTGTGGGTGCATCCAGCCGAGGTGCAGAGCCCAGATTTGCAGCAGGGTTTCTCCCGCCGCTCCTGATGAGACACAGACTAGCAAGGACTGTCTGTCCCAGCCGGGATTTGTCACTCTGCCTCCCTCCGTTGAGAGTGGAGAGGCCTGGAAGGTCCCCACGGCCTGGGTCTTGCAGATGGCACCAGCAAAGGCCACTGGCCACTCCCTGCTGCTGTCACCTGTCACACAGCAGCAGTCCGGTGGCTCTTCCCGCGAGGCCCTTCACATGCCGCCGAAGGCCAGGCTCCCTAGACTTCATGGTCGTGTTTGCATATTCTGTTGCTGTGATCTGAGACGGCCCCTCTCAGAAGCGGGTGCCACAACCCGCTGGTGGGATGAGTGGGTCACCCAGGTGCGGGTCCCTTGGTGTGTGGAGGGTGGGGCAGGCTCCTTGTAACTGCAGTGTGGCTGACGGGATGTGCCATCCCGTTTAGCTGAGAATTTGGGGTCAGCGGGCTTAGTGCCAGGAAGGCTGTGGCCAAGTGCCATGTCTCCTTCAGGACAAAGGTGTGGGTTTGTTTCCCTGAGAGGGGGTTTATGTGGAGCGTGGTACGGGAGGCACACGTGCTGCTGGCTTCTCCGCACACAGGTGGGCGGGTGGACGTGAGTGGGCACGGCTTGGCAGTAGCTCCCATTTTACATGTCACTTGCTCCTGGGCAGAGCCTGGGTGCAGGGATGCAGGAGGAGGGCTTCACTCTCGCTGGCGGTACCTTGGGAGCTTCAGCCACATGGGTGGAAGGGGCATGTgtttgtcaaaattcatcaaaatgtTCAAACCTCGGATCTTTGTATTTTGTGCTTTGTAAGTTACAGCTCAGTAAAAAATGATAGCAAAAAGGACACTGACTCTTAGGCCCAGCAGTTCTACTTCTGGGAATTTATCGTGTAGGTCGAGTTGATCAAAAAAAGGTGTAAACGTGCTCAGATGCATATTGCCACCGTTACCCAAGAGCCGGCGCAGTACCAGTTCACGAGCAGGCGGGGGCGCTGCGCCTGAGCTCAGGGCGTGCCGGTGGGAGCAGCGCAAGTGCCTCCACCCCCTTGACCCCGCCCGCGCGGCACGAGCGGCACCGTGGACACGTCTGTAGACGCTGAGGAAACTGACTGTCAGGGCGGCTCCTAGAGGGGCCTGGAGCAGGGCGAGTGCGCGTCCTGACTCATCCCCTAGAGCGGGGGAGCGCGCGTCCTGACTCATTCCCGAGAGCACTCGCtcgttcttttgttttgttttttgagacgggtctcgcactgtcgccagggctggagtgccgtggcgcgatctccgctcactgcaacctccgcctcccgggttcaagcgattctcctgcctcagcctcccgagtagctagaactaggtgtgcaccaccgcgtccagctaatttttgtatttttagtagagacggggtttcaccatgttggccaggatggtctccatctcttgaccttgtgatccgcctgcctcggcctcccaaagtgctgggattacaggcgtgagccacagtgcccggccaaagtcgccagttttttaaaaatcagatcatTTTTAGAAAACAGAAGGTAGTGGAAGAGTCTGTTTGCCCCGTGCTCTGCCCCCTGGAGACACGCAGCTGAGGGTGCTTAGGGTGCCGTTCGTTAGGCGGCTGCTGGTCACCGAGAGTCTCCTTTTGGTTTCTCACTCCGTGGTCATTTGGGTCCCTGCGGCCTCACTGTGACCCCCGCCGGAGCAAGCCTCCGGGTCCTCCTGTGCCATCGCCCCTGCCCGTAACCCCTGCTCCTCAGACATGGCCATCCCAGGAAGTGGGGGCCTGCTCAGGGCAGCAGCCAGGAGGTGTGGCCAGGGCCTCCCCCTCCGCCTCACAGCACACTTGGAGCCTGAGGCAGCCCATCAGCCGGGAGGCGGGCCTTCTGCTCTCCTTCTCGAGTTTTCGGTTCCATGCGAATAGGGGTGTTTGCCACAGAAAACAGGTCAGCATAAAAAGTTACTCCTCTCCAGCCTTTTAGCATTTGTTTTATGTCCATATAAACTTCTTCAGTGTAATGTGTTGTGtgtttatacttttctttttaaaaatcacgctgggccgggcgcggtggctcacgcttgtcatcccagcactttgggaggccgaggtgggcagatcacgaggtcaggagatcgagaccatcctggctaacacggtgaaaccctgtctttactaaaaaaaaaacaaaaaaattagccgggcatggtggcgggcacctgtagtcccagctactcaggagactgaggcaggagaatggcgtgaacccggaagcgGAGATGGtgcggctgcactccagcctgggcgacagagtgagactccgtctcaaaaaaaaaaagaaatcatgctgggctgggcacagtggctcacacctcttatcccagcactttaggaagttgaggcaggaggatcacttgaggccaggggttcaagaccagcctgggcaacacagcaagatcccatctctaaaaaatgttttaaaaaacttagccagacgtggtggttcacacctgtattcccagccactcaagaagctgaggctcagaatatcaggctgcagtgagccatgatcgtgccactgcatgaaCCCCAGCCTGgctgacggagtgagaccctgtttcaaaaaaaaagaaaatgccatccGCAGTGCTGGGACCTGCGTTATTACCTCACCTGGGTTGCACACCTCTCCTTGGCCAGCATGCACGCTTTTACATGCGCTGCTGCTGTCTTCAGCATCTGCACGGTACATTTCACTGCCGCTTACTCAGCTGTCCCCTGAGTCTGGACATTTAATTTGTGTCTGGCTTGTCGTTGTTATCAGCGCCACTGTGACACACATCCTCAGTTACTTCCGAGTTGTGGTCTTGCCATGTGGGAGGTTGCCATGCGGGAGGTTGCCACTCGGGAGAGTGGGCTGTGTTGTACGCTTTGGTGGCCCACTCCCCAGTCTCTCCACCTCCCCCAGCAGCAAATGAGCCAGCCCCAGTCCCTGTGCCCCAACCTCCAGGGTTAACCCCTGGGTGTGCATTCGTTTATTCTGAATCTTATCATTTATCGCCCACCAGACTGACTTGGCCATCTCTGGCCTCGAAGGGTCTCCCTCAGCAAGAGGTGTCCTTCCTGAGCTATCGCTCCATCCTGAGCAAGGCCTTCGCCCTGGGAGCTTAGTAATGTCAACCTTGTTCTAAACAGGACCTGGGGCTACACTTGAGTCTTCCAGATATGGAAAGATGGTTCTAAGAGGCTCTAAAAACCCTAATTTTCAGATGGACAGTGCCCTCTTCTTTCAGCCTCAGCCCCTTGTGTGATAGGCTCTTCCACTACGTGAAGGTTTAGTCAGCCTAGGAAGTAGGGTGGATCACAGCTCATTGGCTGGATCTCGTTGCAGAATTGTAGGGTGGGAGTGGACGTTGGGGAGAGGCGGGCATAGGGGAATGGGCCTGTGATGTCACCGTTTCGCCCGACAGGGCTCTGAGTGTGAGCAGCGTGCTCCCCTGTGCTGCTGGAGAGCCATGACTGTCACTGCCGAGATATTTAGGGCAGGTGGAAACAGCCCAGAGCTGAGCTCCAAGTAATTGGTCTCTAAGGGATGTGGCGAAAAGTCCCCGTGGCAAAACCTGCTCTGCCTGGCTGGGGGAGCTTCACAGAAACTGTCCTGGAGGGACTGGCATTCTGCTCTGCAAGTTTTAGGTTGGAAAACTCAGAAATGCCCCCACTCAGCTCTGTCCCAGGTACTCCCGGGGGGATTCACTGATGGACTGGCCGAGAGGACACTTAGCTTCCACAGCTGCACGTCCCCCAGCTGCCAGAACCCCTCATCTGCCTGCCCAGGAAACTTCCACAGGCTGATGGctccaggggagggaggggaagcggCATTTCTGACACCATGGAAGGCACCCACCCCCCTGCTGCAGTCCTGCCAGGTGAGGGCAGGGGTGAGGGGCAGGGCTGCACCAGCTGTGTGTGGAGGGTATGGTTCATCTGCCCATCCGCCAAGTAATAAGCATCTTTGGCCCTGCCCGGGAACTGAGGCCCCTGCACCTGAGCGTCCCTGGGCCTGGGCTGGCCATGCGTGTCAGTGACCCCTGGTGACCCCCAAGTCTCTGTTGCAGGGGATCCTCTTGGTGTATGACATCACCAACCGCTGGTCCTTTGACGGCATCGACCGCTGGATCAAGGAGATCGATGAGGTAGGCCTGGGTCCGGGGAGCCCTCCCGGGGAAGGCAGGCTGGATGGAGGTACCTGGGCCCCGGGTAGGCTCTGGATTCCCGCCTGCCGCCCCTCCTGTGGCCCCGGCTCTGCACCCTGCACTGTCCCACGGCCTACGCCTGGGCATGCTGGTCACTGTGCACATGACAGCCGGGCGTGGAGCCCAGCAAGACCAGGAGCTACGGGGCCACCCGGAAGGGCCTGCACTGTAGGGCCTGAGCCCTGggctctgcccaccttgacctcccacgGCCCTCACCCCATCATAGTCCAGACAGTGAGGGCGGGCCCTGCTGCGGCTGAGGGGTGGGTGGCACCCTGCGTTTGTGCGTCTGCTGAGTTCTGTGCCCCCAGCATGCACCCGGAGTCCCCCGGATCTTGGTTGGAAACCGGCTGCACCTGGCCTTCAAGCGGCAGGTCCCGACGGAGCAGGCCCGTGCATACGCAGAGAAGAACTGCATGACCTTCTTTGAGGTCAGCCCTCTGTGCAACTTCAATGTCATCGAGTCCTTCACGGAGCTGTCCCGCATCGTGCTCATGCGGCACGGCATGGAGAAAATCTGGAGGCCCAACCGAGGTGGGTGGGCCGGTGCCGGCCAGCCCTGAGGTCCCCGAACCTGGGCTGCCCTGATCAcatggaggctgaggggggccaGGGGGCCAGTGAGGGAGGTTCAGGCAGGTCCCTTGGCAACGCGCAGTAGGGGCTCGGCCGGCGGCAGGTCAGTGACTTGGTAAGAGCAGCCTCGGGGGAGAGGCGGCAGCACTGGGGGGCACAGGAGCAGCTGATGACCCCCCCTCAGGGTGCCGCCGTGGCCGCTGCACTCTGCCATGCCTGTGGGTCCCTGGCATTGCTGGTGTGGGCAGTGTGTGCTCGCTCCTTCCTGGTTCCGGGGCTGGTCCTGCTGTCAGGGGAGCACAGGAGCCGTGCCTGCAGCTTTGTGTTGTGTCATCTGCTCTTCCTGGGTGGCCACGTCCTTGATCAGAGGCTCCCATGAAGCCCCCCCTCAGGGAGGTGGTACTGTTGATTTTGTGGTGCCTCCCAGCAGGGTTCACCGCTGAACAGAGAGAGGGTGGCTGACGGTGTCACTGTCCTTCTTAAGAGGAAGCacgggcctggcacggtggctcactcctgtaatcccagcactttgggaggccgcagcaggtggatcacctgaagtcaggagttcgagaccagcctggccaacacggtgaaaccctgtctctactaaaaatacaaaaatcaaccgggcgtggtggcgcacgcctgtagtcccagctattcgggaggctgaggcaggagaatcgcttgaacccaggaggcggaggttgcagtgagcggagattgcgccacggcactccagcctggcaacagagcgagacccgtctcaaaaaacaaaacaaaagaacgaGCGAGTGCTCTAGGGAATGAGTCAGGACGCCCGCTCCCCCGCTCTAGGGGATGAGTCAGGACGCTTGAAGGGCCAGATCACGCAGccctcacactgggagctgcgtTATCCAGGCCAGGAACTGGGCAGAGCAGCCTCTGGAAGCCCCGCAGCAGCACCGCCCAGCGTGCCTGGCTTTAGGGAGCAAGGCAGGGGATGGGGTGCCAGTGGACACATCTGTGCTGGGCAGAGAAGTTTGGGCGTCGAGGTCCTCCAGGAGCCCCGCCTGGGAACACCTCTAGGAGTGTGGAGACCCCGCCAGGCTTCTCTTGGGCACCTCAGGTCTCCCTGCACAGGGCCTCCCCCCCACAGCCCCATGGTCTGACACCCCCTCTGCCCCACAGTGTTCAGCCTGCAGGACCTCTGCTGCCGGGCCATCGTCTCCTGCACCCCCGTGCACCTCATCGACAAGCTTCCACTGCCCGTCACCATCAAGAGCCACCTCAAGTCCTTCTCGATGGCCAACGGCATGAACGCGGTCATGATGCACGGCCGTTCCTACTCCCTGGCCAGCGGGGCCGGGGGCGGCGGCAGCAAGGGCAACAGCCTTAAGAGGTCCAAGTCCATCCGCCCACCCCAGAGCCCCCCCCAGAACTGCTCGCGGAGTAACTGCAAGATCTCCTAGCGGGGACGGGCGGGGCCGCCTGTGCAGATGCCAGGAGGGCTCGAGCTGGACACTCCTGGCTGGACGCCAGGCCAGTGCCGCCTGCGTGGAGACTGTCCACACAGCTGCCTCAGAAGCGCCGGGCTTTCCTCACACCTGAGCCGGGTGCGAGGAGGAGCATGCACGGACCACGCGCGGCAGGCGGGAGGAGGGGGCGCGGCTGGGCTGCTGGTGCTTCCGGGAATCTTGGTCTGAAACAAGCCGGGCCTCCCCAGCTGCCTGGGCTCGACCGGCGGGGAACCTGGTTGGCCTTTCTTATTTATATAGAGAACACTTCacttttttgtacatttttaaggGGCCTTCAGGGAAGCCTGGGTGTGGCCCGGTGGTGGTGCACTGGTGACTTCATGGCCACGCCAGCTGTGGGGACGCACTTGGGACTCCTCGAGAGGGGATTCGCAGCCGCGATGGCAAGGCATCCTGTGAATTCATGCACTGCGAGTGGCGGGGCTGCCCAGAGGCCGGGGGAGCAGACAGGGCCGGTGCTCCCTCTGGAAGCTTGGGTGACCTGGTCCCTGGCTCCCACGGGATGGAGGGTGTGGTCCTGTGGTCAGAGCCCAAGCAGCACTCAGGAGAGGGGAGAAAGGAGGTGCACCTGGGAGCCCACACTTTTGTTGCTCCCCAAATCCCTCCCCACATGGGGCTGAGAACCTTCCTGCTGTGATGTGACACCTTCGGGGACATTGACCACTCAAAACTCAGATCATCTCGCCCACCCTGGAGAGTGCAGAGCTATCTGTAGACTTAGGAATACTCGATGGGCAGCGGTACAGACCCCGGACACCTGCGTGCAGCCTCCTGTTCTCGGCAGCTTCTGTCGCTGGCCCTGGGGTCCCCACAGCTGCAGCTCTCCTGTGAGGTTGCACGGCATCAGAACCATCCTGACCTTCTTAGGGACGTGCCTGGAACCACCTCGTCCACGTCCATGTCCACCTGGGGGTCTCGGGAGGCTAGGCCCCTCCTCAAAGGCCCACCAGCCCGGCGCTCATGCTGAGCCCCAGGCACGCAGGGCCGGCCACCTCTCTCCTGAAGCCATTGGCTGCTCCTCCACCCAGTGCTTCTGCCCATGCCTGCCCCAGCAGCCCCTCTGCAGGGTTGCCGTCGCCTGGGCCTGCCCACAGCACTGGTGCTCACCTCTACCTCCTGTCCTCAGGCCGTGCGGCACAACATGGCCAGCACGCAGAAGGAGCCCTCCCGGGACCCAGGACCCCCCCGTGGTGGACTCCGCGGCACATGCTTCCCAAGGTGGTCCCACGGAGGGTGTTACTGGGCACCAGTGGACTCGCCCCATGGCCCATTCCAGGGAGATGAGGGCTGTGGCCTGCGTGAACTACCAGATGAGTAAGGGAACCCCAGGCAGGCGGCCCTGCCACAGCCCCCAAAGACACTGGCCTCCTGCTCCACCTTCCCTGTCCTGGCCCCACCTGTCCTGTTGCTGCCAGCAGGGCCCTTGTTTGGGATTATGAACAAACCTCACACACTTTGAGGACCTGGATGGTCCTGCATTCACGGCATCAACACTACCGGCACTGCTGTTAGACACTCCGCCATTCCTGGTTCTTTGCGAACCGTTCTTTGTACAGTAAATGTAATTCAGCTGTGGTCCCCACGTTTTGCTGTGTCTGGTGGGGTGGGTCTGGCAGTGGCGGTGCCCCGTGCCAGGGGCCAGTGCTGCTTCATACCTGGCAAACTGACCTCTGGCCTTTGTTTTGCCTGCTGTTCCCTGCGCTGACCGGGCTGACCTGCCGCGGTTGGCTGGGTTCGCCTCAAAGTGAGGGCTGGAGCtgggctggagcagctgggcctGGTCACGGCCATTCTCCTCTTCCCGGTGGATGGAATCCCAGCTGGGCTGTGCTGAGCCCCCGCTCACAGTCCCCGGCAGCAGATGGCCTGGGGTGGACTGTCCCCAACAGCAGCAGGACTCCAGAGGGCCGGGTCCTCCAGTCAGTCGGCCCCGTCAGCAGAGAG
This sequence is a window from Gorilla gorilla gorilla isolate KB3781 chromosome 18, NHGRI_mGorGor1-v2.1_pri, whole genome shotgun sequence. Protein-coding genes within it:
- the RAB40C gene encoding ras-related protein Rab-40C isoform X2; translation: MCRLWNWRVSGTRSYEGGGKRSSCGKKDWLPRPWAVGILRAGAGWKRGLFSPLGSEGIDYKTTTILLDGRRVKLELWDTSGQGRFCTIFRSYSRGAQGILLVYDITNRWSFDGIDRWIKEIDEHAPGVPRILVGNRLHLAFKRQVPTEQARAYAEKNCMTFFEVSPLCNFNVIESFTELSRIVLMRHGMEKIWRPNRVFSLQDLCCRAIVSCTPVHLIDKLPLPVTIKSHLKSFSMANGMNAVMMHGRSYSLASGAGGGGSKGNSLKRSKSIRPPQSPPQNCSRSNCKIS
- the RAB40C gene encoding ras-related protein Rab-40C isoform X1, giving the protein MAAARPGVGRRGGPGGAGSGGAAARLRRPARGAGGAAMGSQGSPVKSYDYLLKFLLVGDSDVGKGEILESLQDGAAESPYAYSNGIDYKTTTILLDGRRVKLELWDTSGQGRFCTIFRSYSRGAQGILLVYDITNRWSFDGIDRWIKEIDEHAPGVPRILVGNRLHLAFKRQVPTEQARAYAEKNCMTFFEVSPLCNFNVIESFTELSRIVLMRHGMEKIWRPNRVFSLQDLCCRAIVSCTPVHLIDKLPLPVTIKSHLKSFSMANGMNAVMMHGRSYSLASGAGGGGSKGNSLKRSKSIRPPQSPPQNCSRSNCKIS